From a single Shewanella denitrificans OS217 genomic region:
- a CDS encoding thiamine pyrophosphate-dependent enzyme: MEDRAIALERQFIERVLAQDFEDIGEGWDHKQLGLSDADFLGLFESQLKSRLLDLESRRMRARNQGFYTIGSSGHEGNAAYALATRPTDMAFLHYRSAAFMIERGRQVPGETQLWDMLLSFSASSDDPISGGRHKVLGSKRLFIPPQTSTIASHLPKAVGAALSIPLTDRLAIEANMPKDSIVVCNFGDASANHASAQTAINAACWTAYQQVPLPLLFVCEDNGIGISTRTPKGWITANFSQRPGLKYFYCDGRDLLDTYRVGKQAADYARKHRKPVFLHVRTVRLMGHAGSDAEIAYMKKDYILQNEAQDPLLVSAQQLIEAKLLTPQGVIDLYHELKARITAIAMEVIHRPKLQTVEQAMASIIPPKLVPSKLAASQAPMLSEAAFNKLMCADKLSLDKPVHMGKLINLTLTELMGRHDNIVVCGEDVGKKGGVYHVTSRLVERFGPNRVINTLLDETSILGLAIGMAHNGILPIPEIQFLAYVHNAEDQIRGEAATLSFFSNGQFTNPMVIRIAGLGYQKGFGGHFHNDNSFTLFRDIPGLILACPSNGEDAMAMLRECVRLAQEEQRVVIFLEPIALYMTRDLHETGDNLWAGQYLPQANAPRLAYGELGQYGNGKDLCIISYGNGYYLSRQAEKILSEQGIGVTVIDLRYLAPLNEAGIAEKARDCRHILIVDECRRSGSVSEAIITSLHEQLGDLCPPMARITAEDCFIPLADAATLPLPVRDTIVEAALALVKGELTAQAAKAARSAVTREKQS; this comes from the coding sequence AGCAATTAGGCTTAAGCGATGCCGACTTTTTAGGCCTATTCGAGTCGCAATTAAAGAGCCGGTTGCTGGATTTAGAGTCCCGCAGAATGCGCGCCCGCAACCAAGGTTTTTATACCATAGGCAGTTCGGGCCACGAGGGCAACGCGGCTTATGCCTTGGCCACAAGGCCAACGGACATGGCGTTCCTGCATTATCGCAGCGCCGCCTTTATGATAGAGCGTGGCAGGCAAGTGCCAGGGGAGACTCAGCTGTGGGACATGCTGTTATCTTTTTCGGCCTCCAGCGATGACCCCATTTCTGGTGGTCGCCATAAGGTATTGGGCAGTAAGAGATTATTTATCCCGCCGCAAACCTCGACTATTGCCTCACATCTGCCAAAGGCTGTAGGCGCCGCCTTAAGTATTCCGCTTACCGATAGGCTAGCCATAGAGGCTAATATGCCTAAAGACAGCATAGTGGTGTGTAATTTTGGCGATGCATCCGCAAACCATGCCAGTGCTCAGACGGCCATCAATGCCGCCTGTTGGACAGCCTATCAGCAAGTGCCACTGCCACTTTTGTTTGTCTGTGAAGACAACGGCATAGGTATTTCTACCCGCACGCCAAAGGGCTGGATAACCGCCAACTTTAGTCAGCGTCCTGGGCTTAAGTATTTTTATTGTGATGGCAGAGATTTACTGGATACCTATCGTGTGGGTAAGCAGGCGGCAGATTATGCCCGTAAGCACAGAAAGCCGGTGTTCTTACATGTGCGCACAGTGCGGTTAATGGGTCATGCTGGCAGTGATGCAGAAATCGCCTACATGAAAAAAGACTATATTCTGCAAAATGAAGCCCAAGATCCTTTATTGGTGTCGGCGCAGCAGCTGATTGAAGCTAAGCTTTTGACGCCACAAGGGGTTATAGACCTTTATCATGAGCTAAAGGCAAGAATTACCGCCATCGCTATGGAAGTGATCCACAGGCCAAAATTGCAAACCGTAGAACAAGCCATGGCGAGTATCATCCCGCCCAAATTAGTCCCTTCTAAACTAGCAGCTTCCCAAGCGCCCATGCTCAGCGAAGCTGCTTTCAATAAGTTGATGTGCGCTGATAAGTTGTCCTTAGATAAACCAGTACACATGGGTAAGCTTATCAACCTCACCTTAACCGAGCTCATGGGGCGGCACGACAATATCGTGGTGTGCGGTGAAGATGTGGGCAAGAAGGGCGGGGTTTATCACGTGACCTCGCGCTTAGTGGAGCGCTTTGGGCCAAATCGGGTGATCAACACCTTGCTGGATGAGACCTCTATTTTAGGCTTAGCCATAGGCATGGCCCACAACGGTATTCTGCCCATTCCTGAGATCCAGTTCCTCGCCTATGTGCATAACGCCGAAGATCAAATTCGCGGTGAGGCGGCGACTTTATCTTTCTTCTCTAATGGTCAGTTTACTAACCCTATGGTTATCCGTATTGCCGGCCTAGGTTATCAAAAAGGCTTTGGTGGTCACTTCCATAATGACAACTCTTTCACCTTATTTAGGGACATACCTGGGCTGATTTTAGCTTGCCCCTCTAACGGTGAAGATGCCATGGCCATGCTGCGAGAATGTGTGCGCCTTGCCCAAGAAGAGCAAAGAGTGGTGATATTTCTTGAGCCCATCGCTCTGTACATGACTCGTGATTTACATGAAACCGGAGACAACCTGTGGGCGGGGCAATATTTGCCTCAAGCGAATGCGCCAAGGCTTGCCTATGGCGAGCTGGGTCAATACGGCAACGGCAAAGACCTGTGCATTATCAGTTATGGCAATGGTTATTACTTAAGCCGCCAAGCTGAAAAAATCTTATCAGAGCAAGGCATTGGCGTTACTGTGATTGATTTACGTTATTTAGCACCATTAAACGAGGCGGGCATTGCCGAAAAAGCCCGAGATTGCCGCCACATCTTGATCGTGGATGAATGTCGCCGCAGTGGTTCAGTGAGTGAAGCCATTATCACTAGCTTGCACGAGCAGTTAGGGGACTTATGCCCACCGATGGCGCGTATTACCGCAGAGGACTGCTTTATTCCGCTGGCGGATGCCGCCACCTTACCTTTACCAGTGCGAGACACCATAGTCGAAGCGGCGCTCGCCTTAGTGAAAGGCGAGTTAACTGCACAGGCTGCAAAAGCTGCTCGCAGCGCCGTAACTCGGGAGAAACAATCATGA
- a CDS encoding M4 family metallopeptidase: MMLNKKLSLIFIAMSATLGTSVFAADVVDVATLKSSAASNDLVSGLNLDKGSQLKVEKQLNLSKGLQKQRLQQYFHGVPIFGFSVAASQSSMGFYSDMSGRVLQNIEKTADFAKPKLTVDQALAIAVRGKSDKTVASVKAENQQAKLWIYLDDAAQTRLVYITSFVVYGEQPSRPFTIVDAHSGEIIKRWEGINHATVGTGPGGNIKTGQYEYGVDFLNLDVAVNGDTCTMNSANVKTVNLNGATSGSSAFSYVCPRNTVKEINGAYAPLNDAHYFGNVIYNMYSDWYNTAPLTFQLTMRVHYGSGYENAFWDGSAMTFGDGATRFHPLVSLDVSAHEVSHGFTEQNSGLIYANQSGGMNEAFSDMAGEAAEFYMRGANDWLVGADIFKASGALRYMADPTLDGNSIGHIDDYYDGMNVHHSSGVFNKAFYTLANMPGWDTRSAFQTFVVANQLYWTANSLFWQGACGVKSAATDLGLSAADVVTAFAVVGITPCETPPPPPPPAAYKLTNGTPVTDLAGNAGNKQYFTLDVASGATDLSFVMSGGTGDADMYVKYGQAPSSSNYDCRPFKNGNTESCPIVPAQAGTYWVMINAYSRYSGANLVGSYVGDDAPNHNPAASFDASFNNGNASFNSTSTDSDGELVSWSWDFGDGQTATGTNVTHQYAQSGSYTVSLTVTDNDGATDTTAAEFAVEVPEVALDIAIDSANKSRRGSIRVALSWSDSHAAQYTIYRDGVAVGTSSRTSFVDRFRDSAGTSFNYKVCETNGPCSNESNVNF; encoded by the coding sequence ATGATGTTAAATAAGAAACTGTCACTGATTTTCATTGCCATGTCAGCGACATTAGGCACATCGGTATTTGCCGCTGATGTGGTCGATGTCGCAACCCTCAAAAGTAGCGCAGCTAGCAATGACTTAGTCTCTGGGCTTAATTTAGATAAAGGCAGCCAACTTAAAGTTGAGAAACAGCTCAACCTAAGTAAAGGCTTGCAGAAGCAGCGTTTACAGCAGTATTTCCATGGCGTGCCCATTTTTGGCTTCTCTGTTGCGGCTTCGCAATCTAGCATGGGCTTTTACAGCGACATGTCGGGCCGTGTATTACAGAACATTGAAAAAACCGCTGATTTTGCCAAACCTAAGCTAACAGTAGACCAAGCATTAGCTATTGCAGTTCGCGGTAAATCAGACAAAACCGTGGCTAGTGTGAAGGCTGAAAATCAACAAGCCAAGTTGTGGATTTACCTTGATGATGCAGCGCAAACTCGCCTTGTATACATCACCTCATTTGTCGTTTACGGTGAACAACCAAGCCGTCCATTCACTATTGTTGATGCACACTCTGGTGAAATCATTAAGCGCTGGGAAGGCATTAATCACGCCACAGTAGGCACGGGCCCTGGCGGCAACATCAAAACAGGTCAATATGAGTACGGCGTCGATTTTTTAAACCTTGACGTTGCAGTCAATGGTGATACCTGCACCATGAATTCCGCTAACGTCAAAACCGTGAACCTAAATGGCGCAACCTCTGGCTCTAGTGCTTTTTCTTACGTTTGCCCGCGTAACACAGTCAAAGAAATCAATGGTGCTTATGCGCCTTTAAACGATGCACACTACTTCGGCAACGTGATTTATAACATGTATAGCGACTGGTACAACACAGCGCCGCTAACCTTCCAGTTAACCATGCGGGTTCATTACGGCAGCGGTTATGAAAATGCCTTCTGGGATGGCAGTGCCATGACTTTTGGTGATGGTGCTACACGATTCCATCCCTTGGTGAGCTTAGATGTATCCGCCCATGAAGTCAGCCATGGTTTCACTGAGCAAAACTCAGGCTTAATATATGCCAACCAATCTGGAGGCATGAACGAAGCCTTCTCAGATATGGCTGGTGAAGCGGCTGAGTTTTATATGCGCGGCGCTAACGACTGGTTAGTGGGTGCCGACATTTTTAAAGCCAGCGGCGCACTGCGTTACATGGCAGATCCGACCTTAGATGGTAACTCAATCGGCCATATCGACGATTATTATGATGGTATGAACGTTCACCATAGTTCAGGTGTTTTCAATAAAGCCTTCTACACCTTAGCCAACATGCCAGGTTGGGATACCCGCAGCGCATTTCAAACTTTTGTTGTCGCAAACCAACTCTATTGGACTGCTAATAGCTTATTTTGGCAGGGTGCCTGCGGCGTTAAATCTGCGGCAACGGATCTTGGCTTAAGTGCTGCCGACGTGGTCACAGCCTTTGCCGTTGTGGGTATTACTCCTTGTGAAACTCCGCCACCACCACCTCCACCAGCAGCATATAAACTGACAAACGGTACGCCAGTGACTGACTTAGCTGGCAACGCTGGCAACAAGCAATACTTCACCCTAGACGTGGCTAGTGGCGCGACTGATTTGAGTTTTGTTATGTCAGGTGGTACTGGTGATGCTGACATGTATGTTAAATACGGCCAAGCCCCCAGCTCAAGCAACTATGATTGCCGCCCCTTCAAAAATGGCAATACTGAAAGCTGCCCCATAGTTCCAGCCCAAGCAGGTACTTATTGGGTAATGATTAATGCTTATAGTCGTTACTCTGGGGCAAATTTAGTGGGTAGCTATGTGGGAGATGATGCACCAAATCACAACCCAGCTGCTAGCTTTGACGCAAGCTTTAACAATGGCAATGCCAGCTTCAACAGCACAAGTACAGACAGTGACGGTGAACTGGTTTCATGGAGCTGGGACTTTGGTGATGGTCAAACTGCCACTGGCACAAATGTCACTCATCAATATGCACAATCGGGTTCATACACAGTGTCGCTGACTGTAACTGATAACGATGGCGCAACTGACACTACAGCCGCAGAGTTTGCCGTTGAAGTACCAGAAGTCGCCCTAGACATAGCAATAGACAGTGCTAACAAGTCACGCCGTGGTAGCATACGGGTCGCGCTTTCTTGGAGTGATAGTCATGCCGCTCAGTACACCATCTACCGTGACGGTGTTGCTGTGGGCACTTCAAGCCGCACATCCTTTGTTGACCGCTTCCGAGACTCAGCCGGCACAAGTTTCAACTATAAAGTCTGTGAAACCAACGGCCCTTGTTCAAACGAATCCAACGTTAATTTTTAA
- a CDS encoding ACP S-malonyltransferase — protein sequence MSLSLVESPKPKQRILVVAPGRGCYNKDELGYLNRYHADKKDFIENIDEYRHLHKQPSIASLDAEAKYSFKLHTPGENASALIYACSMSDFMDIDREQYEIVAVTGNSMGWYIALALAGALDEDGAISVINTMGSMMADGLIGGQLIYPEMDELWRLDSAKTQLLDTVIAEVNNEEGCALFTSIYLGGYRVLAGNEAGLKRAETLLPSIDDKYPMRLYNHGAFHSPLLGQVSERGKAALAAELFHKPTIPMIDGEGRIWTQYSTDTQKLHDYTLGHQVLAPYDFTKAIAVGVKEFAPDKVLVLGPGNTLGGPVAQALIAMQGFGWQSKTDFTQAQENEPKLLAMGQEVQRALAKGE from the coding sequence ATGAGCCTAAGCCTAGTCGAGAGCCCAAAGCCTAAGCAAAGAATACTGGTGGTCGCCCCAGGGCGCGGCTGCTACAACAAGGATGAACTAGGGTATTTAAATCGATATCATGCTGATAAAAAAGATTTTATCGAAAACATTGATGAATATAGGCATCTCCATAAGCAGCCCAGTATTGCAAGCCTTGATGCTGAAGCTAAATACTCATTTAAGCTGCACACCCCAGGGGAAAACGCTTCGGCCTTGATCTATGCCTGCTCCATGAGTGATTTTATGGATATCGACCGTGAGCAGTACGAGATAGTGGCGGTCACAGGCAACTCCATGGGTTGGTATATTGCCTTGGCGCTTGCTGGCGCCTTGGATGAGGATGGCGCTATTAGTGTCATCAACACCATGGGATCTATGATGGCCGATGGCTTAATTGGCGGTCAGCTTATCTACCCAGAAATGGATGAGCTGTGGCGTTTAGATAGCGCTAAAACCCAGCTGTTAGATACTGTCATCGCAGAGGTGAATAACGAGGAAGGCTGTGCGCTGTTCACCTCAATTTACTTAGGCGGTTATCGGGTGTTGGCGGGCAATGAAGCCGGGCTTAAGCGCGCCGAAACCTTGCTGCCAAGCATTGATGATAAGTATCCGATGCGGCTTTATAACCATGGGGCGTTTCATTCACCTTTATTAGGGCAGGTAAGCGAGCGCGGTAAGGCGGCTTTGGCCGCTGAGTTATTCCACAAGCCGACTATTCCTATGATAGACGGCGAAGGCCGCATTTGGACTCAATACAGCACAGATACCCAAAAGCTACATGATTACACCTTGGGACATCAGGTATTGGCACCCTATGATTTTACTAAGGCCATCGCCGTCGGGGTCAAGGAGTTTGCCCCAGATAAAGTGCTGGTACTGGGTCCAGGTAACACCTTAGGTGGCCCTGTCGCCCAAGCGCTGATTGCCATGCAAGGTTTTGGCTGGCAATCAAAAACTGATTTTACGCAAGCGCAAGAAAACGAGCCCAAGCTGCTTGCCATGGGCCAAGAAGTTCAGCGTGCCCTTGCTAAAGGCGAGTGA